GAAACCAACGAATGCAAATTGCCTGCTCTTTCCATCCCTACCCAAAAGAAAGACATCAAACTTTATGCCTTGCTCGCACTACATCTATAACCACTGAAAATATTTTATTCAAGCAGCAGCACATGTTGCATGTGTTAATGGTGTAAATCAGGTACATCCTATCTTCGAAAGCCTAGCATCATAGCCAGAGGTGACAACCAAACTCGAGGTTTCCTGACCTAAAGGGCCAAACTTTTTCGAGATCAAGGTCCAATTTTGAAATCCAACCCACAACTGAACAGAACAATGCAGGATAGTGAGACTTTGATTCTCTTGCCCAtcatcgcaaaaaaaaaaaaaaaaaaaaaagagcacaaTCTTTTGTATAAACTAGCAAATGCTCATCCTATCGTTATGTAGGAATATATACATCCAgcaaaaagaacaaaaagaagCATTTATTTTGCTGGTCCTCTGCAGTTACACGAACCACTAAGACAGCCACCAAGCTGCCATGGAAGCAGTAGCAGCAACGACCTAAGCCTCTAAACGAGCAGCTTCCTCTCGATTATTACTTACTTGGTGCGGATGACCTTGGCGTCGGTGACCTCCCCCTTCCGCGAGAACACCTCCCGCAGCCGCCCCTCGTCGGCGCCCTTGGGCAGGTTCTTCACGCACAGCCGCGACGACCTGCACCACCACAACCACAACCACAACCGCCGCCAAATCAGCCACCGAGAAAACAAAAACAGCAAGACACGCAGCAGTGGACTCAATAGAGAGGATTCCCCCACATGCCGATGCCGGCgaagtcccccccccccccggcttctgcggcggcggcgaggtcggaggaagaagaagtgcagaggcggcggcgctcgaagCCTCCCAAACTCCGCAAACAAGGGTTGCTCTTGCGCTTGCGCGACGATGAGGATACTGGGCTCCCGACAGTAAATGGGACGTACATGGGCTGGATCAGCCAGCCAATGGGCCTCGTCGCGGCCGGCGAGAGGAGAAATTTTCtcatttttagttttatttaatttcaaaaattgtttttattttgaaGTATTACATATCTCTTCTTTGTATAAAGGTAATGTCCACTAAATGCCTAAAGCTCGACATGCAAGCATGTCACATCAACACATTAAGCATACAAAGCTCAACATACgagcatatagtaattatatctacaatttattttattctaaaactaaacatgcacatgctaaatcatcagtctcaaataatttttataatatttcaatctaaatcatttcagcatttctccattatctaacatatatcctGCAGCAAAGCGCGAGGCATATTTGAGCACTCTTTGCGAGAGATATTTTAAAAAACACCCttcaaagaattttttttaatggcGTGGCACACAGCAATTAGTGTATGCTAACTATCTCACGGAGCATCCCACATTCTACAAGCGATCCCTTGCAACTTTCTAAAATCTCTAGGAGTGTGATAAGGGGGTCACATGTAAAATAGCATTACATGTTAGAAAATTGATTCACTGGTGCCATTAGTGTCATAATACAGTAATATTGCTTAACTCCTAGTGTTATGTTTGTTGCCTAAACAATATAACCATGGATTTCACATGAGGTTGTCGGGGttggggcttttaactatttgccactcttacgagtggtgcttaacgatttgccactaggcccacatgtcatagacacgtaaaggcccacatgtcattaatAGGGTGTAGTAAATCGTTAATTGCCATGTCagaagagtggcaaatagttaaatatcccGTCGGGGTTAGCTGACCTAGCGATTGTGTTGTAGCTCCACCACTACAAGCGGTCCCTTTGGAAGCCCTCTACGGCAAGGGGCCATTTTGCAGGCACCTTCTTACACTCTTATGTAAGGACATAAAGGGGGCCACCTGCAGTAGCCGGTCCTTCTTCGTTAAGCTGTTAGGGGTATAGAttttgtcggtgatatgggaccggggatACGCACAGTAGAGGGAAGTCACCTTCCCATCTGGCCACGTGGCCGCACGGCCTGGCCttcccccgccccctcggggggTGATCAGGTAACACTGAGGTGgccagggggcctcggggtgccatgTCACGCCCCTCGGGCCCTCAGCGCGTGCTGCCCTGAGGCCCCCAGCCGGCCATCACGTGGCGGGGAGAGTGGGCGGAGCAAGAGCGCCGCTCACCGCTTTCAATGCGCGGCGCCCCAACCGTCCCATGCtgcatttaatgcggtgtggGCGGGCGTGCAGCACCACCCGATTGACCCATGTCAATCGGgcttgaccggtctgtgaccggtcacaggcGATTGGACTGGTGGCAATGCCCCCACGTCCCGCCCAGTGTCAGGCGGAGTGGGGGCAAGTATGCCCCGTCCCATCGGCACATTGCCGAGAGCGCCCCCCCTCCCCGGCGCATGGTGAGCCCGCCAAAGACTCCATACATTTAAAAGAGAATGACAGGagtgtcccccgtgtcaggcggagGACGGCGTTGAGCCCCACCTAGAGACGCACAACCACCTTGCTTCCGGTTGAAGGCACGGATGGCGGTCTGATCCAGGTTAGGTGGGTCCCCCTCCCATGGAGGGGTACGCATagacggtgcatgtggtatcccttgaactataaaaggaggacctcgcCCACCGAGAAATGGGACGACTCTCAATAGCTTGAGCCCTAAAGGAAGAACAGTTAGGTTTCCCCAGGAGCTCAAGACCTCTTGCAAGAACTCATCATAATCCCACGCATAGGAGTAGGGTGTtccgcttcccagcggcccgtaCCTGTATGATCCCTTGTCTTCCACACAGACTCGTGAGCGATCTAGTAGTTAGACCACAAGCGGAAGTGCGCTCTTGAACATCGCGCCATATCCcctggccgaactcacaaaggggggtctcacgaccacccgctagagaggataACTCCTCGACAGATTTGTAatactttaaaaataaaaattatttgtgaaaatattttaataaatgaaattaaaaataaaaaactagatGAAAACGAAGCGGATATggacggataatgctcataccatattcgttttcatattctTTACCGGATACAAAAACGAATACGAAAAATaatacggattatctcgaataTGAATAACAATCGAATATGATCAGACACGGATATGGAAAcaaatttttctcggaacaTGAAAACCAAGTCAagttctaatagaaacaaatatcaacatatatattagctcattttatataaaatgaattataatttataaatatctttttaaaatttaaataatagtatggactagtgataagagataaactactattaaaatctataaaggtatattgaaggtcatagagttagaaagaaatgAGCTATGTCTCATGGCTTCTGCAGATATCCAAGGGACATTTAACTTcttgccacttttaagatgtgtcaattaattatttgccactcgttgtctatgacatgtgggtccagtggcaaataatttagcaccactcgtaagagtggcaaatagttaattattcctaTCCCGAATAGAACTGAtcaccggatatccgaattattgTCCATATTCGACGAAAACCCCGATACCATATCCATATTTGTATCCGAATCCGAGCTATCCGATCCAAAATGTATCCGTATCCGTTTTTGTtcggagcggacggaaactatccgctccatTTTTATCCCTACCCCATGCGTTGCTGCAGAAGTTTTGTACGATATTAGTAGAAACAATATGTATGATAGTTGCACTTTGTATAGTTTTCATTTCTGATCGACTATTGAGAAAAAGCTAAAAACAATAAGATAATGTGGtatataataatttaaatcatatatGGATTGATCGTTAAAAGATAAAATTAAGGTGATCTTGCTctatcagaaaagaaaaggaaataatAACCATCCAAACACGAAACGGAAGTGATATGATTTTATAACAGAATAGAAAGATAAAGATGATAAATATAATTAAGATGATGTGATCTATAACCAGATtagagagaaatagcattaagAAGAAGGAGGGGAGGTGGGGTAACGACGCCGCCCGGCACCGCGCTCacgggcgccgtcgccgtcctcgacAGCGGCGGGGGGCGAGCACGAGGTACTCGAGGCGAGACCACGCGAGAAGCCCCACTCGGTGCCCCGGGAAATGgctgcaagcaagcaagcaaaagcATCACCAACCCaggcgacgaccggcggcgagccggagaCCACAAGCGCCCCCGCGCTAAGCACGCCAAACTCGTGCGGGGAATTCTGATGAGCAGTCACAAATTCTGATAAGAACGTGGAGAGCGCGAACAGGTGACTGCTCAGGATTTGTTCTGATATGTCAAAAGGAGATGCTCTTATCATCAAACAGTGCCTTGAGGTATAATGAACTCCTATAATAATTGTTCCCTTCTAAAAAAAACACTCCTATAATTGTATGTAGATCATTTTGTTTTTGACATGTGACAGGTTATATTGGATAAAAGAGTTAACGGTGGTTCAAAGTACCACAtaccctccgtactcgtaaaggaagtcgtttaggacaatgtttaagtcaaaccttggaaatataaatcatgaataacttttaagttgttgagtttgaaaatgtaaaaattatatgaatagatttgtcttaaaaaatacttttataaaagtatacatatatcacttttcaataaatatttttatagaaacaagaagtcaaagttgtgttttggagaccgtgtcgctatcctaaacgacttcctttatgagtatggagggagtaggtaaGATCATCTGGTCTAAAATGAAAAGATTGGTTAAAAGATGTTAGATTAATGGGCTAAGCCTaattaaatcctaataaattTCATTGCCCACATTAAGTGTTATgggtaataataccaccttgaAAATATAAGTGAAGAGGTCTCAATTTAAAAACGGAGCTAGTAGAGAGTCTCTGTTGATTGGTTGACTCTCTCTCCCGTTTTGTAACGGATGGTAGAATTGATTCTGTATTGACGAGCGCGTCAAAATTAAACACTGAGAATTGCTTCCGTATTAACGAGCGCGTCAAAATTTAATACCTTCAGATATTAGGTATCTCGAGGTGTCAAAATtttttagtataaaatttatgtCCCTCAAGATATTTTCTTAAGTACCATAAAATTTCTTGATATATGCATTTTTACAGAACTACAAATTAATGCTAGAAAATGTAATATCTTTCAGTATCTTTTTTATAACAGTAGAAACTCTGATTTTCTTTCATCCTTTAGGCTAAAAAGACGATTGAAAAAATTATTAAGCCAGAGAAGTAGTAACTGTACGATGATTTTTCTATGTGAGATACCATACTGATGTCTTCGCGGTAGTAATACAGCATGACATCTCCTAGCATCTAAAAAAAGTATGTGAAATGGACATTCTTCTAGTAGCCCCCAGATCTTGTAGACAACCCCGTACTGTACGAAACAGAGGTTTTTCTCCTGTACATGTGTCCCATGCCAACAACAGGAAACTTGTCGAATCCTAGGCTTTCCTCTGTTGCTTGGTTGCATTGCATGCTTCTATAAATAAACTGCATCACCACCTTTGTCCATCACACACAGCTTCGGCTGAATCACTAACGAGGCCATTATCATCATCCATGGCGTTGGAAGCCAGGGCCGTGCAGATATCTATCCCAACCGATGCTTGCTGCTTCTCCGGCGGCAAGTCCTCCCACAGAATGTCACCGGCGACCCAGTTGGTCAGAGCCCCGCAGCATGCCGTCGCTACAGGTACAGATGATTGTTTACAGAGATAAATTCAGTCTAACATATTACAAAGTTGTTAAAAGATGTAGTAGCTTAAAACAAGTTATATTTAAGTAATGCTGATGTAGAaagtttctgaaaaaaaatcgtacttATGGAAGAGTGCCACAAATAATCCGTACATAATCCTTCAGCCGTATAGCAACTCGTTTCACTATTATTGGTGAACGATGACACCTATCTTGTTcttattatactccctccgtttcaaaatgtttgacatcgttgactttttaacacatgtttcactgttcgttttattaaaaaaaattgtgaaatatataaaactatatgtgtacataaaagtatatttaacaatgaatcaaatgatatgaaaagaataaataattacttaaattttttaaataagatgaatggtcaaacacgtatttaaaaagtcaacggtgtcaaacattttaaaagggagggagtaattcctctttatttatttttctttctaccAACAGCATACGCTGAGAAGAGTTTGGAGGCAGGAGGAAATGCAGCAAGCTTGCCAAACAACATGGTATGAGTTTCCCTGGTGATCTTTTGATCTCTTATTTTCTTCCCCTGTtatgtctgaaactctgaatatgACAAGATCAGGCTCATGTTTCAGTTAGAATTAGTGAACGTCGTCATGCACCAGAGGAAAGCAATAGAGGATAcaatgaggaagaagaagaagcagcagcttcACAAATTCGAGATGTTGCCGTCTCCCTACGACACGGCATGGGTGGCCATGGTGCCTCTGCCCGGATCATCATCTCAGCTTCCATGCTTCCCACAATGCGTTGAGTGGATACTACAGAACCAGCAGAGCAATGGTTCTTGGGACCTCAACCAGCTGGACTCAATCACCAAGGATGCTCTCTTGTCCACACTGGCTTGTGTTCTTGCACTCAGGAGAGGTAACAACCATATATATGcaattttttatatatcttttttttaagataatggaaatcATCTTGGTCTTTCCTTCAAAGAAGCTATAGCCGACTACTGCAAAGTTTGCAGATTGAACGACTGCGAGTGACAATTCTTTTTATGCGcgtaccttttttttaagataaagtTGTGTATTTTTACCTGCAAGTTCTTttgtttagtactccctccatcctaaaatataaacatttttagcatagtgccaAGTTAactatttttaactttaaccattaatagcaaaaaaaaatcaatcatgtaaaattgatgttattaaatttatcattaatcaaaatattataatatgtaactctttttatttaaaacattttatttttatagatattgttagtcAAAGTAGTATCTCGAAGACTGTGTCGAAGTccaaaaaatgtttatattttgggatggagagagtatctTAATTTGGTTGTTATGATCAAGTTTTGGAAATGTTTGACAAAAGGTGGTGATGATAACAGGACTGCTTTTTATTGGAAGGAATTTCTCCATTGCTATGGATGAGCAGCTGGCTGCTCCTATTGGATTCAATATAACTTTTCCTGGTATGCTTAGCTCTGTAATTGAGATGGGTTTGGAGGTTCCTATTGGACAAACCGACGTCGAAAGAGTACTTCATCTCCAGGAAACGGAATTGAAAAGGTccacaaaattatattttattttgtcatTTTGGATTTTGGTGCACATATTGTAGCACTTTTCTTGTTGTAGGCTGTTTCCTTTTCCAGTAATCATAATATTTAGGGAAGTGGGCCATATTACCATTATTGTCTATTTGTGACTATGATGAGTTTGGAATTTCTTATATCTGACAAAACGATATCCACGGGATACTTCATCTCCGAGAAATAAATGCCACAACAATTTGTGTTTTATTTTggcatttctttctttttcctgaaTGAGATTGGCAATTTTTATCCTCATGATCTAAACTAAATACAGTAGTCTTCTTCTTGTAAATAGTCCCCTTTCATAACCATAATTGTTAGTAAAATGGGCCACCTTATTTCACCAAACTAGTCTAGAAATTCCAAACTTTGAAATTTTTAATAGCATCTCTAAGTAACTGACTGAAATTCCTATTTTGATTTAAAGAGAATATGAGGAGAACTATCGTGGGAGAAACacatatatggcatatgtgtcAGAAGGATTAGGGAATGCCCAAGACTGGAATGAAGTTATGAATTTCCAGAGGAAGAACGGATCATTGTTCAACTCCCTTTCCATAACAGCTGCGGTGTTAGTCCATAATTATGATGCTAAAGCTCACCGATACTTAAATTTGCTTCTGAACAAATTTGGCACTGCAGGTTGGTTTTAACACTTCTCCATTCCAAGTTGCCAAGAATTTCTTCCTAAAGTGCATACTATTAGTAACTaatgccattttttttattttttcatttatGTTTGAAACCGAGTGCAGTGTATACGAAAAATATACATCGCCAACTTTCCATGCTTGATGCGCTTGAAAATATGGGAATATCTCGGCATTTTGATGGTGAGATCAAGAGTATACTGGACATGACATACAGGTATCAGCCCAAGTAACCTTGAGTAAGGATCAGTtgtctgcttttttttttcttagctcATGCAATTGACAACAGCCAGTTTGCAGTTGTTGGTtacagagagatgaggaagttATGCTGGACATCACAACATGTGCAATGGCATTTCGTATTCTTCGGATGAATGGATATGATGTTTCTTCTGGTATTTTTCTAATtctggatttttttcctcgttAACCGTGTTTAATCTTAGGTTATCTTCGATCGTTTTGACACAATTATTTTACtctattttaattattattattattttactcTAGTTGACACAATGATCCATATGAAAATTTTGGTGCAGATGACCTGTGTCATATCGCTGAAGTTTCTGATTTCCATAGTTCGCATCAAGGATATTTGAGTGACACAAGAACATTACTAGAACTATACAAGGCTTCAGAAGTCAGTGTTGCAGATAATGAGTTTATTCTAGATAGAATAGGCTCTTGGTCAGGTCGGTTACTGAAGGAACAGCTTAGCTCTGGTGCGTTGCAAAGAACTTCATCAATATTTGAAGAGGTAGTTTCAAGAACATAAATACTCCTTTGATATTGTGTGATTGTGTCTACAAGAGCTAAGTTCTTCTTACATGTTTTTGATACCATGATTTTGTATTTGAAGGTGGAACATGCTCTTGACTGTCCGTTCTACGCAACATTGGATCGTCTAGTCCATAAAAGGAACATCGAACATTTTGCCGCGATGAGCTATATATCATATGCTCAAAACAACATACCTGTAAGCTTCCTGTTTCACAAAAAGGTAATCTAGTGTACTTTAGTACAACATTCTTAAATGTATTGCTGAAACAGGCCTTGTCAAACCGCTCAAGATCTTGTAGCTTTGGGTGCCAGAAATTTCAGTACTACTCAATCTATTTACCAGGATGAACTTGAGCGTATAGACAGGTAAATATGACAGTTACTCTCTCTTTTCATGTACAATTGTACAAACCAGTAACATTCAGCTTATTTCtgcaaatttcaaattttgatgcAACAGTTGGGTGAAAGAGAACAGACTTCATGAGCTGAAGTTTGCACGGCAGAAATCTGCTTATTTCTATCTCTCTGCTGCTGGAACGGTTTTTGATCCAGAAATGTCTGATGCTCGCATTTGGTGGGCTATAAACGGGGTGCTTACAACTGTCGTCGACGATTTCTTTGACGTTGGAGGATCAAGAGAAGAATTGGAAAACCTCATTTCACTAGTAGAGATGTACAATCCTTTACATCCATGATTTTAGCTTACTTTTTAAATACCATTTTCTTAGGCTTAATTCAATTTTTGCCCATTTTGCCAATGGTTGTCACAGGTGGGATGAGCATCACAAAGAGGAGCTCTACTCTGAACAAGTAGAGATTGTATTTTTTGCCATCTTCAATTCAGTTAATCAGCTTGGAGCAAAGGTTTCTGCTGTACAAGGCCGTGATGTGACCAAACACCTAATAGAAATAGTAAGTTTTTGTCTGCAATTTCTTTTGCCAAAATCTTCAGTTTGTAGTATTTATGACAAGGTAAACTATCACCAAACAGCTACTCCTTTGCTGAAAAGAAAATTTCAGTTTTGGGTGTTAGAGCAATTCAAATTTCTTCTGCAGTGGCTAGATTTGCTTAGGTCCATGATGACCGAGGTAGAATGGAGGATCAGCAACTACGTGCCTACACCAGAGGAGTACATGGAAAATGCGGCCATGACATTTGCATTGGGCCCAATTGTGCTCCCAGCTTTGTATCTTGTCGGACCAAAGATCCCTGAATCTGTCGTCAGAGATTCAGAGTACAACGAGTTGTTCAGACTGATGAGCACATGTGGTCGTCTCCTGAATGATGTTCAGACATACGAGGTATATGCAACGATCTGCCATTACTCCCAACACAAAAAGATCAACAACATACATAAGCAACCATTTAACTATATGATTATGACCCAGTATTTACGACTGTTTGGGAAGCTTTTAGCTGTTATGGCTTCTTTTAGAATCTCTCCAGCTCCCTAAACATTCCAAATAAAATCGATAAAATAAACTACTCTATTCGTTTCAAATTATAAGATGTCTTAGACTTTGGTCAatgtcaaactgcttcaagtttaactaagtttatagacaaatatagtaatatttatattaccaaattagttttattaaattaataattatatatatatatatatatatatatatatatatatatatatatatatatatatatatatatatataaaataaatttatcttggtaaaaaatatacctattttttataaacttagtcaaacttaaaatagtttaactttagccaaagtcaaaacatcttataaatgtttatcagaatcttaagctcctaCAAACATAAAGCTTACTAATTGGTACTCACAATTGATCTTGTTCTAATTGGCACTCACAATTGATCTTGTTCTTTCGCTGCTGATGCAGAGGGAGGATGGCGAGGGCAAGGTGAACAGTGTGTCGCTGCTTGTCATTCAGAGCGGCGGTTCAGTGTCCATCGAAGAGGCTAGAAGAGAGATCATGAAGCCGATCGAGAGATGCAGGAGAGAGCTGCTGGGGCTGGTGCTCAGGAGAGGCAGCGCCGTCCCCGGGCCGTGCAAGGAGCTGTTCTGGAAGATGTGCAAGGTCTGCTATTTCTTCTACTCCCGTGGCGACGGCTTCAGCTCGCCGACGGCGAAGTCCGCCGCCGTGGACGCGGTGATCCGCGACCCACTCgatctcgccgccgtcgtcgcaagCCAAGAACCCATATATATCATTCCTGCTTCGTGACTCGTGAGGAAATTGAACTAGAGATGTGATCGTGGATGAAGAAACTGTGAACGTGTTGGAGATTGAACACGGGACCTTAGGGTTGAAACCACGTACCCCTTTCTActgcactatcaagtgcatctccTGCTCTTTCTTTTATGAGATAACGGAAATATTTTAAGTCTCCGTACGCATGTAGTCATTAGTTAGTTAATTCTGTTTGGACGCCTAGTGCCCGCAGCGTGAGGATAAGCTCGCAGCGTGCGGATCGTGGGGATGGAAGCGGATCAAACCGCGGCGTGGGTGATCAAACCGGGGAAACGCTTTCTATCTTGCGTGTTCCAGCATGTTCCACTTCGCACAACTATAAATGGAGAGGAGAAAACCCCGAAAGGTTTGCATCACAAATCCTCTCGTGTTCTCATTGTTCTTCCTCTTGAGTTGAGTGTCCGTGTTCTAGCTCAGGTTCTCACCGATCATTTGTCCAGGGAAACCTGACAAATGGTACCAAAGTGGGATTCAAGGCTTGGACTCGATAACATGTACTTGAGAGCGTGTTAATGCCTCATGGGTACACATACTCGCCATGCTAGCGGTCCTCGTCACCGATCGGGCGTTCTCCTAGAGGCTCCGGCAGCCGCCCCTCGGGTAACAGCTAGAGTGCCCATAGGCAGATGGGCTAGCTATACACCACGTGGTCAAGGAGGCGAGAGGCTCTCCAATTATCTGTTACTAGCAAAGTCGGACTACAATGATGTCTTTGTTGATGAAGATCAAGCTACAAAGCGTGTTGCATGTAGGGTATCATCGAGTTGGGCCGCATCGAGCTCCACGAGATGTGATGGCGTCGGATGCCATCTACAGCGTCGTCCCACCAAAGATGATCTCAACGCTGACACCAGGGTCGCCAACATCGAGATCATCTCAGGGTGGGACGGCGCTGCA
This window of the Oryza sativa Japonica Group chromosome 4, ASM3414082v1 genome carries:
- the LOC4336959 gene encoding ent-kaurene synthase-like 3 (The RefSeq protein has 1 frameshift compared to this genomic sequence), with translation MFQLELVNVVMHQRKAIEDTMRKKKKQQLHKFEMLPSPYDTAWVAMVPLPGSSSQLPCFPQCVEWILQNQQSNGSWDLNQLDSITKDALLSTLACVLALRRGLLFIGRNFSIAMDEQLAAPIGFNITFPGMLSSVIEMGLEVPIGQTDVERVLHLQETELKREYEENYRGRNTYMAYVSEGLGNAQDWNEVMNFQRKNGSLFNSLSITAAVLVHNYDAKAHRYLNLLLNKFGTAVYTKNIHRQLSMLDALENMGISRHFDGEIKSILDMTYSCWLQRDEEVMLDITTCAMAFRILRMNGYDVSSDDLCHIAEVSDFHSSHQGYLSDTRTLLELYKASEVSVADNEFILDRIGSWSGRLLKEQLSSGALQRTSSIFEEVEHALDCPFYATLDRLVHKRNIEHFAAMSIYHMLKTTYLPCQTAQDLVALGARNFSTTQSIYQDELERIDSWVKENRLHELKFARQKSAYFYLSAAGTVFDPEMSDARIWWAINGVLTTVVDDFFDVGGSREELENLISLVEMWDEHHKEELYSEQVEIVFFAIFNSVNQLGAKVSAVQGRDVTKHLIEIWLDLLRSMMTEVEWRISNYVPTPEEYMENAAMTFALGPIVLPALYLVGPKIPESVVRDSEYNELFRLMSTCGRLLNDVQTYEREDGEGKVNSVSLLVIQSGGSVSIEEARREIMKPIERCRRELLGLVLRRGSAVPGPCKELFWKMCKVCYFFYSRGDGFSSPTAKSAAVDAVIRDPLDLAAVVASQEPIYIIPAS